From the genome of Homalodisca vitripennis isolate AUS2020 chromosome 8, UT_GWSS_2.1, whole genome shotgun sequence, one region includes:
- the LOC124367664 gene encoding cysteine protease XCP2-like has translation MDPKIKNTPKDFVFIYFQNFIKNFRKTYSSIEEYKMRFQIFRDTYDTVQEANAMYPDAKPPPFMINTFADRKRDELVNYYDGFIYED, from the exons gatccaaaaataaaaaacacgcCTAAAGACTTTGTgtttatttacttccaaaattTTATCAAGAATTTTCGAAAGACCTACAGCAGCATAGAAGAATACAAGATGAGGTTCCAAATCTTTCGGGACACCTACGACACGGTTCAAGAGGCCAACGCCATGTATCCTGACGCCAAACCTCCTCCCTTCATGATCAACACATTTGCTGACAGAAAAC gCGATGAACTGGTAAACTACTATGATGGATTCATATACGAAGACTAG